From Camelina sativa cultivar DH55 chromosome 5, Cs, whole genome shotgun sequence:
CAAACAGatctacaaaaagaaaaaaatgatagttTGTGGGGTTTGAAGAGTGAGTGAGCTTGGAAgataaatatgaatcatatcGTATAATTTGCTATAGATATTAGATTTGTTAGGAAATTTGAAGGATCTAATTTTTGAAGTAGTGGTCATGGATAAACAAATCTAGGGGTTTTGactgaaaaagagagagatgaagaagaagaagacaagaagaggaagataaaaagtattcttttttctttttttcacgatacaaaaaaaaaagatttttttttttttttttcatttttatgatTTCGGGTAATCCGAAATTACCCAAACCCGAAGACACCCGATCCGATATTTGAAAATACCTGATCGAGTTTTATATCTCTAtatccaaaaatccaaaaacccgaacatccgaacccgaatccgatcggatacccgaatgcccagacCTAGATTACTTGATAAAGGACTTAATTAGTAACAGAGGCATAATAACTGTCATTTAATAGtgtcaatatatatacaaagtgtATATCAtcactctctgtttctttccttatatatgattgatttgtttcactccttgttcttggaagatcggtcttttctttgaccaccaagAATACGAGAAATCTGCAATCCTCTGCTAAATGCTTGGTTAAAGAGCATTCTTGTcagcttgtttgttttgctttttaataagaaaaaaactgaaggAAAGAGACTTTTCTCTTCTCTAgtaaaaccctagatctacaTCGCCGCCGCCGCCTTGTCCGTTTGCCTCTCCGCTGCCCTAGGTTTTCGCCGGCAGTGTGAGAGGGCTCTgctttcctcttttcttttgtcgcTTCATCGTAGTAGTAGGTGACCCAGCTCTTCCTCTCCGGCGTGGCGGACGACGAGATCTCGGCTCGCCTTCCTCTCCGGTGACTGGTGGTGGTTCGTAGCTGCTCTGGGCGTCCTTCCTTGCAGTTTCGGGGAATCAGATCTGAGTTTTGGATCGCGACATTCCTCTGTTTTCCTCTACCTTTTCGCCGGAGACGTCAGCTGCTCGGAGGTTCTGGTCGAGTCATGGTCGAGTCATGGTCGAGTCGGGTCTTAGTGTCTTCAGGTTGTTGGGAAGGCTTCAGGGTGTGTCAGTGGCCGAGATTTGCGGACTTCCACAAAGCCGACGTCCTCATGAGAGTTTCCTCAACTTCCGATGTCATTCCGGCCAAGAAACGAGACAACAATGCAGCTTGGCCAATCCGGATACGCACCGTGAGGTGATGATATGCTAATTTGTGCTTCAATCCCTTATCTTGAATCGTTTAGCATTCTGGTCTTATAGGATTAGTACGGAAAAGCTTAGCTCTTGCAGATTGTTTTCGTGTCTCTTGGTCGGTTCAGTCGAATGTATTGTCCGTTTTAGGTTTAGGACCGGAACATTGAAAGCCGGGAATTCCAAGCTTTTCTGAGGATGCGCCTCTGGGTGTTAATGCTATTGGGACAAGTTCTACACGCTGATCATGAGGATCTCATAGCttggatttgatttgatattcaATATTAGTTTTGGCCTTCTCTGTGCtagtatttgttttgagtcattaggtcaatttaggtggtttaagagatgatttcaagCAAGTTTCAACAATACCATTGTGACCGTTACAGATGTACGGGGTCGGGTCACTCCGAGTTGtggtgtgttatctatctcgtcgtggttaaaaaatgcaatggttaTCGATTAGGTAGCGTTGGTTCCACTTAGTGTTccagggttgtacttgatcaaccattgcatttgCTTTTGGTCCAATTCTATAGAGGCGAATGTAATGTGCCTTGGATTTGGTTGTAATATCTCGGTTAATGAAGAGTTgttgttgagccaaaaaaaaaaaaaaagcattcttGTCTGAAACTCAGACACGAAAGGGAACCATGCCAAGAACGCTACAGGAGTGTACAAAAGCAAACCCATCAGAATCTCATAACCTCGAGCTAGTGTCCTGACCGATGACCAGAATCCTAGcctgtagaaactaggtttccacaatgaatttgtttaaggggggaaacaaattcagtgAAATAATCTCTCTAGAAAGTTGATCTAAGCTTTGAAATTAGAAAAGGGGAATTGATCTCGAAGAACTAGGGTTTATTGCTGAGAGCAAGGAGAGAACTGAATTATTGTATTCAATATTCGAttatttacaatggagaagtctctcctTATTTATTACATGTTCATAGATTacacaatatattaactttccttatgaGATGAACTAAGATAAGGAAAGTTGCTTCTTTTCTTGAGTCGGCCGCCGGACGAAGTGGAAGTTGGTTCTGCTTCTTTAAGGCTGGGCTTCCCTCATCCAAACAGGCATAAAATAACCTAATTGGGTCAGTTTAGTAACCGCTAAATATTGCTTAAAACAATGTCGATCGAGCATAAGATTGTCGGTATCTTATACAAAAGAACTCAAAATGTATAATGAATGTTCATGGAGTTAGTTACCATACCTTCACAATGAGTAAAATGAACAAGATCACGAACCATGAAGCTCCATAAATCTGTGAAACATGGAGAGTCAGTTTTTAAGAAAAACCAAGAAATTCAGTAAATAAGAAGAGCAATCTAAGATGAGTAAGCTCTCTCACCCACAAACTATGATTTTCCTGTTTAAAAGTGCTGAGTTGATACACAAGCCCGTACTGAAAGATGAAGAACCGTAAAGCCAAAATAATCTCGAGGATGATACCACGTTTCCCCGAGTGTCGAAGATGTCCTATTTCCTTCTCCCACCAAGACTCCCAACTCTTCTCTGGAGGAACACCAATTCCCCCTTGgttatatatcattttattcCAATATGTCCAATCATCTACAATCTTTTGCCACTCGAAACCAGAGGGATTGAATAAGAATGGTGTAATACCCGAACTCGATATCCGGAGCTGGTCAATGGGTTGACTTCTTGGCCCGACCCGAAACACTCTTTAAATGCAAAATCACCAGCTAACAACGCAGAATTAAGACTTCGCTTAACTAACCTGCAAAAAGAGAGGGGTGAGTAATTGATAATTACTCAGTGAGGGAAAGCCTTAGGGCTCCCGAAGTCTCCACACCCAAATATGCTTAGACAATCCCAAAGTCTAAACCTAAGACAAGCAGCAATCATTGTGTCCTAAATCCTGTGACACACAAACATATgcacacaacacacaaatggAACTACGTCCCATAACCGTCGGATACAACGTGTCAACACATCCCAAAGTCTAAACCTAAGACAAGCAGCAATCATTGTGTCCTAAATCCTGTGACACACAAACATACgcacacaacacacaaatggAACTACGTCCCATAACCGTCGGATACAACGTGTCAACACACGCTATCCTCGTGCATTATCAAAcccctcatgctttcgcacttcttcaTGCACCATGCTTACGGAACCTCCATGTCTCTTGCACTTCGTCCTAGCATCAATCACTCGTGCTTATGCTTACGGACCCCAAGCGCCTCTTGCACTTGTTCCTAGCATTGCACACACGTCGGCTTGTCAGCCATCCTGATCTAGCTGCATTCCGCGCccgtagaccaccacacaactacAAGGAATTCTCCTTGCAGGACTCTCTGTGGCTCACCGCATCTACGTGCCCTTGGCACCTTATCTCCTCACACTCAAACACTTATTTTACCACACAACATGCGAATCACACAACCACATCAATATCAATCATCACACATTCATTTTCTATTCCTATATTTATTCTagttcttatatattataataaatatatatatatatatacgtataaaTAAGATATACACTCAATCAAATATACGTTACTTATATACTATGTAACATATAGGTATACTCAGCTTAACCCTAGACTAAGCAACTATCCAAACACATCTGAATATGTAGAAGACACCAACTAGTCCTCACCTTAGCCACACGAAAATGGCTCCAATGTCTCTCTCCCACTCTCGGTGGCTTCTGGTCTGGTTTTAGGGTTAGGTTTGCGTTTCTCTTTGACGGCTGAAGAACATACATCCACGATACATATACAAACGACATGGCCTTGTCGTTTAATCATTTTCCTtcatttgggttttttttttctaatgggcTACAGTTTCCAAACTGGCCCACAACTAAATTTGGGGATGTTACAAATGGAGCAAAGAGCCAAGTCACCACCATGAACCATATCGAAACAGTGATCAGAATATATGTAACTACGCCTCTATAGGCGTGGCCAAATATCTGATACACGAGGAGGAGAATCATCAGCTCAAGACCCTTCACAAAATGACTCCGCGAGTAGAACCTATAGTTTTCAGCAAATTTTGCATGAAACACCACAAATCCACGCCCAGTTCCTCTATACTCCGCGCCTCCATGGAACAATGTTCGACCATAGTAATGAGTTTTTGTCCCGAGTTGGAACGTGAAAAATACAGAAGCGAGTTGTAATTGCATCAGTACAAAATCAATTAAGGCGTTATGGAATCCCCTCTCAAGTCCTATCTCCATCATCATAGGTAAGGCCATTAGAAAACCAATCTGCACAAATGATTGAGAAGCAAGTGCGGCTTGAAGAGGCAAGTTTGAACGAAAAGCTCTTTGGTTGCTCAACCCTTCTTCAACACCACTTAGGACAAGATACAGCCGGCCATATAGAAATACATAGACCGTAAGCACAGTTAACTGTAAGAGACACACAAATGTATCAGACTGATATAAACTGTTCAAGATTGTTTGATTCATTCCATAATTAGGATGTATAATTATTGTGTGTTCAAATCCCgtttaaccaacaaaaaaacaaaattaccgATCCGAGTAAGTCACATACGTTAGAAAGGGTGGGGGCTCACACTTCACGTGGAGGGAGGAGACTTGGATCAGAAAGTAACTTAAAAGATGCGGAACCCCGAAGGTGCCGATGGCATGGGGACCCATTCACGTACACGGTACACCCAAGTTTTGAAGATATGAAGCGACTTGGTTGAGATATCAAAACCATTAACAGACTTTGGAATGTTGCATCTCTTTACAAAAAGCATAACTTAAAAGGGTTCAATTGAAAATTTTGCACACATCTGATTGATAGGTAGAGTTGTAAATAGCGGAGCCAAGAAAGCTACAAACAGCCTTTTGAAAAGATGAACTTACCGTTAAATATTAGCTAAACCTGTTATGCTGGTTTATAGAGAAAGTAACCAGTTTATCAATCAAAGATCTCTTGAGCCTCGATTATGCTGTGTTGCCTGAGAAAATCACAGAGTTGTGAAGTTTAAGATCGTAGATTCAGAGTGAATGGAAaaccaagaacagaaagaagaagagatgagagcaATAATTGTTTTGCTTACATATCATCTTTTGCGACCCGGTAATACTTTTCAGCATGTTGCCGTTGGCCAATCATTTGAGCGAAGCGTTCATCATGGGTAATGACTATTAGTTGGAAATTCTCTTGGCCCTTTCTGTCTTCCATGATCCTGGAGAATGCAATGACATAATGTGATCCAATGTTGAGAGACATGGtcttaaaatgtgtaacaaCATTATAGGGAAAAGGCAGGGTAAATATCATAATAATGATTCCAGTgtttaaatagttaaattcCTATGTAAGAGGAATTCTATGTACCCatgtatcatcatcataagTCATTAAAGGTATGGATCGTAATTCTTACCTAAGAAGAGCTCCTGCAAGAGATTCTGAATTGGGCCCATCCAGGTTTGTAGTTGGCTCGTCAAGGGCTAATATTCCACAGTTTAAGCAAAATGTCTCGGCTAAAGCCAACCTTATTATCAATGAAGCAAGAACCTGcaggagaagacgaagaagaaagtgatCACCTGAGTTAAACAACGAAACTTAAAAGATTATTGAACAGATAACGACATTTCTACAAGagcaattttaaaaacaacTCGCCTTTTGACCTGCGCTGCATCTTCCTCTCATTTCAAGTTCTGTATCACCAGTCTGCATAAGAACCTAAGAAAAAACAAGGTTTACCACAATGCTGATAATGGTGATCAAATGGTAAACCATGTTGTCAATTCTGTAGCATACCTTGTAGCTGTAAGAGCGGGTGCCTGCACCTTCGGAATCTGAGTGTATTCGTATGTAATCCATATCTTGACCTCTGTATGTCTGCTGCCACAGTTCCCttataatcttatttatttCCTCCATTTTCATTGTGTGGAATCGCATTAGTGCTCTGTATGTATTCAATAAGATGGAAATCTATCTTAAAAACTACAGATTGAAGGTTTAGTGTATATTGAAAAACAACTAGCCAGAAGCTTATATTAGGACTCGAGAAAAGCTTACTTGTCAAGGGCATTGTAGTATCTATCCAAGTCTTTATTTGCCATTTCAGTTGTCTGGCCAAAATGAAATGTCAATTTAACATAGAGTGGAATTTGTTGATCATTCAGGCATTGCCACAAGGTAAACATCTAACCTTTAGCTGGATCAGTTGATCAAAGTGCCGCTTATCTATGTCCTTGTATTGTGCCTGTTTTAGCTCTACTCTGTTTTTTGAAATACTGCTCTCGTAAACAGACACTGTTCCACGACACCGGTTCAGCTgcaggaaaaatataattattctttaaGCACAATAAAATAGGCTCTGAAACCTTTAGATGGATAAATTATCTTCAGATAATCCACAAAAACACAGGGTTACTCGACGTTCACACATATCAGTTGCTAACAGCTGCGAGTAATGGTATTCAGTGAAGAAAATCTGTTATCTATAAATGACcattactaaattttatattttggctCTTGAAAAAAGGACAAAATTTGAAAGAGCCAACTTACCTCGGATATTAAATACTTAAATCGGAGAAATGCAAGATCTTTACACTTACCATCACAGAGAATAAATTAATAGCTAACCATAGAcaccaaaatcaaatcagaatGACTGCTATCTATATATAAGAATCTGCTTACCTCTGAAAGAAGCCTTTCCCTTTCCCGCGATATCTTTACCATTTCAGCTTCAACTGCAGGAATCCCACCAATATTCAATATTTGCTCTTCCAATAATTCAATTTCACGTGTAAGTTTCTCAACTTCTGCTTTTGTTGTCCGGTAGTTCAAATTATCCTCTATATTTCTTCTGAGTTGATCTTGATTCCGCATCAAGTCTTTATTTCTGTTCAGTTCACCTGAAAGTTCATTCTTTCTAGCTTCACAGCTCTGAAGCTGAGTTCCGGACAGCCGCTGCTTCTCTAAAATATCATTTAAGCGCTCTCCTTTCTTCAATTCATGATACCTAGTGAAGCAGTTGTAAGCATATCTGGTACACAGGATAGTAATGAATTAACCTTTGGCTAGCAGAACATACTCATTTATCTTAGAACTGGCCTTGAGTAATGCCTCAACTTCCTGTTGgtagtttctctttttctcagCCAGTTCTTCATACTCTTGATTACGTCTAACCTTCATATCATTGTAGTCACTCAGCAACTGCTCCTTTTCCTTGGACAACGGGCCAAGTGCCTCGGTCAAATACTGAAATAATGAAATGAACAATAAATTCAAGGATTCTACATTTGGTGTAACAGAGAAATTTTGAAACAAGAATAGGAACAGAAGACTGAAGTTTACTTTTTCATGTTTCGAAGAACTAGTTGAACACATTTCAACGAATgcacaaaatatatacttttcaaatacgaaaaaaacttaaacagtTACAAGCACTATACCATACAATTCGAGAGGATGTTATTGTTACCCATTTATTATGTATTCTCTACATATCTGTgttgcattgcattgcattaCTAGTAAGCAAATTTAATCAGAAAGACAATGATTCGCTAATCTGATTTATCACATTCCGCCCATTGTAGTACTCTCATCCATGATCTTTATAGTCGCCAATGAACAACGGACTTTGATATAGTGACGCACAGAAATGCAtgtagaaaacaataaaaaaaaggtatCATAAGACGCACCTTCACGTCAAGGTCAAGTTGACTTTTCTCCTCGGCTAAACGCTCTAGGTCTTCTTCTGCCTTTGTAACGTCGCGTAACAAATTGGCTGCTTTAGCCTTCTCCTCCCTTACTGCATGCCATCTGGCCTGAAGGCATGATATATCACGTTCCATGTAAATCTGGTCATCTCTAAGTTTCTGCAGCTCATCGTGCAATTTATCCCTGTTCATGGgtacaaaaggaagaaaatattgGAAAAAATGGGTCTGCCAGACTAAGAAACGTCCAATGAAGAG
This genomic window contains:
- the LOC104786409 gene encoding callose synthase 2-like, translated to MNQTILNSLYQSDTFVCLLQLTVLTVYVFLYGRLYLVLSGVEEGLSNQRAFRSNLPLQAALASQSFVQIGFLMALPMMMEIGLERGFHNALIDFVLMQLQLASVFFTFQLGTKTHYYGRTLFHGGAEYRGTGRGFVVFHAKFAENYRFYSRSHFVKGLELMILLLVYQIFGHAYRGVVTYILITVSIWFMVVTWLFAPFLFNPSGFEWQKIVDDWTYWNKMIYNQGGIGVPPEKSWESWWEKEIGHLRHSGKRGIILEIILALRFFIFQYGLVYQLSTFKQENHSLWIYGASWFVILFILLIVKVILCLFG